Proteins from one Deltaproteobacteria bacterium genomic window:
- a CDS encoding enoyl-CoA hydratase: MTQPILVERRVNGVATVTMNRPDRMNSLTGELLALLAEKLREVADDSSVRVVVLTGAGERAFSAGADLAPPGAPGPAERHASGRQTLEESFDGLKRMQESSFLLHTMPKPTIAAINGAAAGASLSMSMACDLRVAVDGAVFTTAFARIGFSGDFGGSYFATKLLGAAKARELYLLGDRFDAAEALRIGLLYRVFAPDVFRKEVDVLADRLAEGPPLSYRYMKRHLNLAEHGNLRDVLDLEAEAMMYTGRSEDFRAGTAAFLGKKKAKFTGR; this comes from the coding sequence ATGACCCAGCCCATCCTCGTCGAGCGCAGAGTCAACGGCGTCGCCACCGTCACCATGAATCGGCCCGATCGAATGAACTCGCTCACCGGCGAGCTGCTCGCGCTTCTCGCCGAGAAGCTTCGCGAGGTCGCCGACGACTCGTCGGTGCGCGTGGTGGTGCTCACCGGCGCGGGGGAGCGCGCGTTCTCGGCGGGCGCGGACCTGGCGCCGCCGGGCGCGCCGGGCCCGGCCGAGCGGCACGCGAGCGGGCGGCAGACGCTCGAGGAATCGTTCGACGGGTTGAAGCGCATGCAGGAGTCGTCGTTCCTGCTGCACACGATGCCCAAGCCGACCATCGCCGCGATCAACGGCGCTGCGGCGGGCGCGTCGCTCTCGATGTCGATGGCGTGCGATCTGCGCGTCGCCGTCGACGGGGCGGTGTTCACGACCGCGTTCGCGCGCATCGGCTTCTCGGGCGACTTCGGCGGCTCGTACTTCGCGACCAAGCTTCTGGGCGCCGCGAAGGCGCGCGAGCTGTACCTGCTCGGCGATCGCTTCGACGCGGCCGAGGCGCTGCGCATCGGTCTGCTCTACCGCGTGTTCGCGCCGGACGTCTTCCGCAAGGAGGTCGACGTGCTCGCCGATCGCCTGGCCGAAGGCCCTCCGCTCTCGTACCGCTACATGAAGCGCCACCTGAACCTGGCCGAGCACGGCAACCTGCGCGACGTGCTCGACCTGGAAGCCGAGGCCATGATGTACACCGGCCGCAGCGAGGACTTCCGCGCGGGAACCGCCGCGTTCCTCGGCAAGAAGAAGGCGAAGTTCACCGGTCGGTAG
- a CDS encoding ORF6N domain-containing protein yields MAEKRSVVPSRRIAEAIFWIRGHRVIIDEDLASLYAVETRVLIQAVKRNPARFPADFMFQLSTAEFTRLRSQFVISNGSGGRRHRPYAFTEEGVAMLSSVLRSRRAVRVNVEIMRAFVRLRRLLASHEQLARKLDVLERKYDAQFGTVFTAIRQLMIAEASPKRRIGFGRSD; encoded by the coding sequence GTGGCAGAGAAGCGCAGCGTCGTCCCGAGCCGGAGGATCGCGGAGGCGATCTTCTGGATCCGTGGCCATCGCGTGATCATCGACGAGGATCTCGCCTCTCTCTACGCGGTGGAGACGCGCGTGCTGATCCAGGCGGTGAAGCGCAATCCGGCACGTTTCCCCGCGGATTTCATGTTCCAGCTCTCGACGGCCGAGTTCACTCGTTTGAGATCACAGTTTGTGATCTCAAACGGAAGCGGCGGTCGACGACACCGGCCCTATGCGTTCACCGAAGAGGGGGTCGCGATGCTCTCCAGCGTGCTTCGCAGTCGACGCGCCGTGCGCGTGAACGTGGAGATCATGCGCGCCTTCGTCCGGCTGCGAAGACTGCTCGCCAGCCACGAGCAGCTCGCTCGAAAGCTCGACGTCCTGGAGCGCAAGTACGATGCGCAGTTCGGCACCGTGTTCACCGCGATCCGGCAGCTGATGATCGCGGAGGCGAGCCCGAAGCGGCGGATCGGCTTCGGTCGGAGCGACTGA
- the mtgA gene encoding monofunctional biosynthetic peptidoglycan transglycosylase: MSRKARSLAPLARRGLVLSARALAVFVAVSVAAVALMRWVDPWTSAFMIESRIAAAARGERGYRTDYRWVDYEQISPELAIAVVASEDQRFPKHAGFDFAEIADALEDSADGEPMRGASTITQQVAKNLFLWPGRSFARKGIEAYFTVLLESLWPKRRILEVYLNVAEFGPGVFGAGAASARYFGKPARALDREEAARLAAVLPAPRLLHADRPSAYLRTRTARIERAIARLGGSGYLRSM; encoded by the coding sequence GTGTCGCGAAAGGCGCGGAGCCTCGCCCCGCTCGCGCGGCGCGGGCTCGTCCTGTCTGCGCGGGCGCTCGCGGTCTTCGTCGCCGTGTCGGTCGCCGCGGTCGCGCTGATGCGCTGGGTCGATCCGTGGACGAGCGCGTTCATGATCGAGTCTCGGATCGCGGCGGCGGCGCGCGGCGAGCGCGGCTACCGCACCGACTATCGCTGGGTCGACTACGAGCAGATCTCGCCGGAGCTCGCGATCGCCGTCGTGGCGTCGGAGGACCAGCGGTTCCCGAAGCACGCAGGCTTCGACTTCGCAGAGATCGCCGACGCGCTCGAGGATTCCGCGGATGGCGAGCCGATGCGCGGCGCGAGCACGATCACGCAGCAGGTGGCCAAGAACCTGTTCCTCTGGCCGGGCCGGAGCTTCGCTCGGAAGGGGATCGAGGCGTACTTCACGGTGCTGCTCGAGTCGCTCTGGCCCAAGCGGCGCATCCTCGAGGTGTATCTGAACGTCGCCGAGTTCGGCCCCGGTGTGTTTGGTGCGGGCGCGGCCAGCGCGCGGTACTTCGGCAAGCCCGCGCGAGCCCTCGACCGCGAAGAGGCGGCGCGGCTCGCCGCGGTGCTTCCCGCGCCGCGCCTCCTGCACGCCGACCGCCCGTCGGCCTACCTGCGCACCCGCACCGCGCGGATCGAGCGCGCGATCGCCCGGCTCGGCGGATCGGGGTACTTGCGCTCGATGTGA
- a CDS encoding hemerythrin domain-containing protein, which yields MKRHPDLRPLSEDHHTALVLARRTRRAAERGGDDAGALDAQWRDVVRAFAAELEPHFATEERWMLPRLEESGETRLVERTRADHARLRELVRDAASAPVLAEFAALLERHVRFEERELFVRFEALLTEYEDASMRGLCREGAWEAAIGALRSARRNAQRD from the coding sequence GTGAAGCGGCACCCGGACCTGCGGCCGCTCTCGGAGGATCACCACACGGCGCTCGTGCTCGCGCGCCGCACGCGGCGAGCGGCGGAGCGCGGCGGTGACGACGCGGGCGCGCTCGACGCGCAGTGGCGGGACGTGGTCCGGGCGTTTGCCGCCGAGCTCGAGCCGCACTTCGCGACCGAGGAGCGCTGGATGTTGCCGCGGCTCGAGGAGTCGGGCGAGACCCGGCTTGTGGAGCGCACGCGCGCGGATCACGCGCGGCTTCGCGAGCTGGTCCGTGACGCGGCGAGCGCGCCGGTGCTGGCCGAGTTCGCGGCGCTTCTCGAGCGGCACGTCCGCTTCGAGGAGCGTGAGCTCTTCGTGCGCTTCGAGGCTCTGCTCACGGAGTACGAGGACGCGTCCATGCGCGGGCTCTGCCGGGAGGGCGCGTGGGAGGCCGCGATCGGCGCGCTCCGCAGCGCGCGGCGGAACGCGCAGCGCGACTAG